GGGGGCCGAAGCGTGAAGGGAAACGTGGCGCCGGTGTGCAAGGAATGCAACAACCGGAAGAAACACCTTCTGCCCATGGAATGGGAGGATTATCTGAAAAATGCCCGGGGGGAAAAGGACCCATGACCTTTCTGCTTAAAATCGCCGGAAAAATAGACGCCGTGAGCGAGGTCGCGGGCCGCCTCGTGTCCTGGCTGACCCTGATCCTGGTGGCGGTGGTTTTCGGCGATGTGGTGATGCGCTACCTGTTTAACTCCAGCTTTGTGTTCATCCAGGAGCTGGAATGGCATCTTTTCGGCGTCATTTTTCTCATGGGCGCCTCTTACACCCTGCTTAAGGACGGCCATGTCCGGGTGGATATTTTCTACCAGAAGATGGGGCCCCGGTTCCGGGACTGGGTGAATCTTCTGGGGACGATTTTTTTCCTGCTCCCCGGCTGCGCCATGATCATCATCACCTCATCGGGATTTGTCCAAAGCTCATGGTCCGTTCTGGAATGCTCCCCGGACCCCGGGGGAATTCCGTGCCGCTTTCTGCTTAAGTCCGCCATACCGGCGGGATTTTTCCTGCTGGCCCTCCAGGGGGTTTCTTTGGGGATCAAAAGCGCGGCCGGGATCATGGGAAAAGAGATCGGCGGGGAGGGAAAAGACTGATGGAATACCTGCCGGCCTGGATGTTTCTGGCGCTCACCCTGCTTTT
The DNA window shown above is from Candidatus Desulfarcum epimagneticum and carries:
- a CDS encoding C4-dicarboxylate ABC transporter permease, with protein sequence MTFLLKIAGKIDAVSEVAGRLVSWLTLILVAVVFGDVVMRYLFNSSFVFIQELEWHLFGVIFLMGASYTLLKDGHVRVDIFYQKMGPRFRDWVNLLGTIFFLLPGCAMIIITSSGFVQSSWSVLECSPDPGGIPCRFLLKSAIPAGFFLLALQGVSLGIKSAAGIMGKEIGGEGKD